The Calypte anna isolate BGI_N300 chromosome 3, bCalAnn1_v1.p, whole genome shotgun sequence genome segment AGAAAGTAAAAAGGatattttgcagtttctttgtCATCTGTCAGCTCAAATAACTGACAAGCACATTCCTTGATTAATTCATCCAGAGCTTCTTCCATTTCTGACAATTCAAAAAGTTCATCTTCAAGGCTTTGCTGGGCTCGTGCTTTTCCAGAAACAAGGTCAATATTAGAACCTCTATGAGAATAAGAAAAGTTGTATAGCATCAATATATAAATAAGAGGCTGCTGCTTGAAAACTAAGTAAACTTACAGAAAACAACCAGGAACTCTGGCATCCTTTACTGAAATATAGTTTATTGTGCTTGATCATATAGTAATTCAGATATTCTGAGCATATAGAAtaacttaaaatacttttttatctattaaaaataattcaacatGCTTGAAAATACTCTGAAATGTATAAGCATTACTCATTTATAAATTCTACTCAGCactgttggggttttcttgtttcaAAAGCCAGAAGTTTCAAAGAAAACTCACATCCACTGGATAACATTCTTGGATCTTTTCCGAATTAAGTGGACTCCATGCAAAACACTGGTGATGTCATACAATCTTCGCTTTGGTACTCCAAGCATTGTTGCTACTTCATTTAAATCAAGGACACCATCTGGAGCTGCTTTGACAAGATCCATGAATTTTTTGGTGAAAGTAACCAAGGACTGATCAAATCGACACTTTTTAGCTTTCAGAGTTCCTgtaaagtttaaaatatttactgtgaaCTACTACAAGAGTATGAAGTGGTTTCTAAAGAAACAATAGtgataaagtaaaaatgaaaataaaagtctgAAAGCAATGCCATTATTAAGATTGACATTGAAATTGTATCATATAAAGCTTATTAATCACATAGGTCTCCATTTGATTGCAATTCTTATATCTTAGTAGCATCTTCATGCTTTGAATGATACTGTGAGATGTGTGAGACTATTCCgctggagagaaaaaacaaaacctcaaaacaaattCACTCAAGCTTCGGCTTCAATATTTCTCCCCAGGATGAACAAGATGTGCACCTTTACTCACAGAATATCACACCCATTCCATGGCTGCAGGATTGTGCACCCTTTACCATGAACTGACTGGGTCAACAACTCACTTTTGTGGACTGGGCTACTGTGAGATGTTGGAGACTATTCAGATggactgaaaaaacaaaacctcaacaCAAATTCACTCAAGCTTCTATTTACAGTTGTTAATAATAGCTGAAAAACAGTGCTTGTCAGCATCAGTCTTCCACTTTTCTCTAACACACTCTTCCCAGAAGCTAGCACCTTTACAGCAATGCACAGGTATTCTGGCAGCAGATTTACAGAAAAACCAGGAAGAACACCTGGCATCATATATGTCACTTCATCTAATGTGCAGCATTCCTCCTGTTCTGCCTTTATTCCATTTGTTTACATCATGCACTCAGCATTGTAAAAAGCATGCAATACACTTCAAGAATCATCTTCACACAGGGAGCACAGAAACTTACTTCTCACAAAATTCTTTTCATTGTTCACATTCAAGTTTGTCATTGGTGTCTAcggaaaaacaaaacaaaacaacaaaaatataactgATATAGAACAGTATTGACATGGGAAGAAAACGATTGGTTCTCCAGAAAAAATACCCAAAGCAGCTTGAGATGCAACAGCCATCAGAGTGCTGACAGCTCATAACACAGCAAAGGAGACTAACTGCATACATCTTCATTAATTCCTGACACAATTTTCAGCCCTTAATCTCAGCACATCCCCCACTGCCTTGGAAAGCAGGAAACACCACCCAACTCCTGAAAACTCAGGCAAGTGTCACAACACAACCTGTGCAAACTGCAAATACGAGCTTTCCCTACTCTGCTCCTTGCCTTCCTCGCTACACCCAGGGTCTGCAACTCCGCTATTCCATCTCCACTACACAAAGCTCCTGGTGATTAACACGGCCTTGACCTCCCTGCCCTTCAGAACCACATTCAGGAAAGCATCACCATAGATGACTCACCTCAACACCGACACCAACAACGTGAGCCCCACACACTTTCATTCTTACAATCATTCCCAAGAACACCAACCTGCCAGCTACCTCTTTAAAACCTCATGAAAACTTTTCCATCCCCTTAAAGACAGAGCTATGAACTCACATTTACCACAACGggcaaggtttaaaaaaaataagcgTCTTCAAACACTTTCACAGATGTCAAATCTAGCGGCCTGGCTGCTGCTAGATACCTCAGAAAAAgacca includes the following:
- the LOC103529867 gene encoding transcription factor E2F6 isoform X2; this encodes MTNPLDCERAKQLPPETLRTPMTNLNVNNEKNFVRRTLKAKKCRFDQSLVTFTKKFMDLVKAAPDGVLDLNEVATMLGVPKRRLYDITSVLHGVHLIRKRSKNVIQWIGSNIDLVSGKARAQQSLEDELFELSEMEEALDELIKECACQLFELTDDKETAKLAYVTYQDIRSIQTFQEQIVIAIKAPEETILEIPIPKEDCIEVHVKSTKGPIDVYLCEVEQGKSGAKTCEDMDTVTSETEPSVPPMEVRSPGEEKINPLEMAD
- the LOC103529867 gene encoding transcription factor E2F6 isoform X1; translated protein: MTNPLDCERAKQLPPETLRVSETPMTNLNVNNEKNFVRRTLKAKKCRFDQSLVTFTKKFMDLVKAAPDGVLDLNEVATMLGVPKRRLYDITSVLHGVHLIRKRSKNVIQWIGSNIDLVSGKARAQQSLEDELFELSEMEEALDELIKECACQLFELTDDKETAKLAYVTYQDIRSIQTFQEQIVIAIKAPEETILEIPIPKEDCIEVHVKSTKGPIDVYLCEVEQGKSGAKTCEDMDTVTSETEPSVPPMEVRSPGEEKINPLEMAD